In the Oryza glaberrima chromosome 6, OglaRS2, whole genome shotgun sequence genome, one interval contains:
- the LOC127775946 gene encoding blue copper protein 1b-like yields the protein MEGRISSATLVVAAVLAMLVLVPAAARAERFVVGDAARWTWGYNYTDWVIKKGPFFQNDSLVFMYDPPNATTHAHSVYMMRNAADYQSCNLKAAKLVANVMQGAGSGYEFVLRKRKPHYFVCGERGGIHCTMGQMKFIVKPKSSACRDD from the exons ATGGAGGGGAGGATTAGCAGTGCAACGctggtggtggcagcggtgtTGGcgatgctggtgctggtgccggcggcggcgcgcgccgagcGGTTCGTtgtcggcgacgcggcgcggtgGACGTGGGGTTACAACTACACCGACTGGGTCATCAAGAAGGGCCCCTTCTTCCAAAACGACAGCCTTG TGTTCATGTACGACCCGCCGAACGCGACGACGCACGCGCACAGCGTGTACATGATGCGGAACGCGGCGGACTACCAGTCGTGCAACCTCAAGGCGGCGAAGCTGGTGGCCAACGTGATGCAGGGCGCCGGGTCGGGCTACGAGTTCGTCCTCCGGAAGCGCAAGCCCCACTACTTCGTctgcggcgagcgcggcggcatCCACTGCACCATGGGCCAGATGAAGTTCATCGTCAAGCCCAAGAGCTCCGCCTGCCGCGACGACTGA